ACGCTTTTCTTGTTATATCGAGGGTGGTATGCTTGAAGGATCGGAGAAAGAGGAAAGAGGCTGTGAAAATACCACGCCACCAAAGGAAATAAAAAAAGTGATGCTCCCTTATCCACTTTATTTTATGAGAGAGCAAAGTAAATGGGGAAAAGGGGGCGTTGCCTTTATTGGACATACACCGAATAAAAGTACAAAGACATATGCCAGAAAGTATCTAATTACAGATGAGCAATTCAGGGAAGTTGTGGAGCAGGAAAATAACGTTGATTCTTTAAATATCGATGTGCAGGAGATTATAGATAAAGGCTATGCTGACTTAACAGCAGGCTGGTATGGAAGGGTTATTTACTTGGGAAAAGAAGAAGGGGCACCGATGTTTACATTTACAGCTCCTGATACAATGGGAACGCATGCGTATACTACCCCGCCTCGTTCCTATTTATCTATGATTTCCAGCGGGTTAAAAGAAATCGGTCTTTCTCAAGAGGAGATTGTGGCTTATTTTTTAACCAAACCTGGAATGGAAGGAGCGTTTACAAAGGATTCGCTTTATCGGTATATTTTCAGTTAAAGATGCTTTTTCTAACACAATGGTAAAAATGATATTCGTGATAATGACTTATAATGAAGAAAGAGAAATCAATAAAAGAGGATATGCAACTAATTGTATTTTAATAGGTAGCAGCCCATACGTGGTATGAGCTGCTTCGATTATTTTTAAGAAAAAATGGCTGTCTACTCCCGGTTTTTCATATGCGAGATATCATTAAACACCCCAACATACTGTATGATGTCACCAACATTATTTCTGACTGGACTAATGGAGAGGAGTTCCTTATATATTTCCCCATTTTTTCGCTTGTTTCGAATTTCTCCTTGCCAGAAGCCTTTATTGTTAATGGAATCCCACATGTCTTCATAAAATGTCTTATGATGTTCTCCGGAACTAATCTTTTTAGGTGTATGGCCAACGATTTCTTCTTGGGAATAACCAGTAATTCGTGTGAAAGCAGGATTAACGTGTTGGATGACTTTATTTTTATTGGTTATCATCATGCCTTCAGCAACGCCTTCAATAATTTTCCCTTCTGTATTTACCCGATCTTGATAGTACATAAATATAACAATGACAAAGCTGACGATAGCAAACTCGGACATTAACATAAATGCAATCGCATGGTGGCCGGTGATATTCGCAACTCCTGTTAATAGTAATGGCGGGAAGAATCCACCCAGTCCGCCCATGGCAGAAACAATACCATTTACAATACCAGCTTGGTTGGAAAAATATAATGGAACTAATTTAAAGACAGTACCATTTCCAATTCCTACTGTTATGGCAACGGCTAATGCCCCGACTGTATACCAGCCGATTCCTGGTGAAAAGGACAGTAAGATACCTGAGAATGCCACACCGATAAATACAAACATTAAGATGATAAATGCATTGAATTTATCAGCCAATAAACCGCCAATTGGTCTTAATCCTGTCGCAAGCACAATAAAGATAGCTGTACGAATACCGGAATCTACCGGTTCTAATCCGAAGTTATCTACTAAAAAGCTTGGGAGGAACATGGTAAACGCAACAAAAGCTCCAAATGTAATGAAATAGAATAAGCTTAAGAACCATAAGGTGGTATTTTTATAGACACCTTTCAGTTGTTCGGCCATTGATTTCTTGACTTTTTCTTCTTTACGGTCACCAAAGATAAACACAAGTGCGGCAAATAAAAGTAAGATAATCAGAAAGATGCGTATCGTTCCTTGCCAACCGATTGCCTGCGCGATGACAGGAGCACCAAAAGTTGTAATGGCTGTACCAGCGTTACCAACACCGTATACTCCATTAATAAATCCATGTCTTTCTTTCGGGTAATATTTCGGAAGCGATGTAACGCCGATAGAGAATACAGCTCCGCCTAACCCCAAAATGAAACCGCCGATAACTAAATCCACAAAAGAGTTCGCGATGCTCAAGTAGAAAACAGGAAATAGTAAAATCAGGAAGCTGATCAGGAAAATCATTCTTGCGCCAAAACGGTCTGCGTAAAAACCGATTGGAATACGCAACAGGGATCCTAAAATAACAGGAATAGCTGTAACGATAGATGCTTGTCCGCCTGTTAATGGAATGTCCGTTGTAATATATGGCATGAGTGATGAAATCAATACCCACACCATAAATCCAACAACGAGATTTGAAGTTTGTAAGGTTAATTGTAATCCAGGTTTTTTCATGTTTGATCTCCTTCCAATATGAAGTCATTCTTTTTCTTACACGATAAGGAAGTGTAAGAATGCAATCATTTAAAGAACGTCGAATCGAGTGTCTCCTTTTTCTGATGAAGGAGGCGAGAGCTTGTGCTCTTCATAAGGTGTCCGTTTGTTTATTGATGCGATTACGGTGAAAATTTTAATCTTTCTTTAACAAATACGTAGTGAAATAAATCACATAATTTGTGTCATCTTTTTGAAAATACGTATTGGTTATGGGGAAATGTCGGTAGAACATCCATATAATGTTTTTTTAAGATCTTAAGAATAATGTTTTTTTAAGATCTTAAGATAGATTTTTTCGTTAACTGTAACAGTACTTTTTAAAGCCCCCTAATAACAAACCATCTAAATTTGACTAAATTTTGACTTCTGCCATCCGTGTGATGTTTTTCACAACGAAGGGGAATGAGAAATGATTTAATAGGCACCAGATTGATTAGCAATTCCATTAGGAGGGATTTAGATGGCGAAGAAACCATCTCCACTTTGGCAAAGATTGAATTACTTAAAGCCGAAAGAGAAATATTCCAATAATCATAGCCAATTACAAGAAGGAAATCGTGATTGGGAAAATGTTTATAGAAAAAGATGGCAGCATGATAAGGTTATTCGTTCTACCCATGGTGTCAATTGCACCGGGTCATGCAGCTGGAACATCTATGTAAAAGACGGCATCGTGACATGGGAAGGACAGGCGTTGGATTATCCGACCACGGGTCCGGATATGCCGGAATTTGAGCCGCGTGGGTGTCCTAGAGGAGCAAGTTTCTCCTGGTATCTATACAGCCCTTTACGTGTGAAATATCCTTACGTCAGAAAAAGATTGCTTGATTTATGGAGAGAAGCATTACAAACCCATGATAATCCATTAGAAGCTTGGAAAAGTATTGTAGAAGATAAAGAGAAGGCAGCGTCCTATAAACAAGCAAGAGGAAAAGGTGGCCTGGCTCGTGCGGATTGGGGAGAGGTAACCAAACTAGTTGCTGCATCCTGTCTATATACTGCGATGAAATATGGTCCGGATCGAAATGTTGGATTTTCTCCTATTCCTGCCATGTCCATGGTTAGTTACGCATCAGGCAGTCGCTTTATGCACCTTCTTGGCGGACAGATGTTGAGTTTTTATGACTGGTATGCAGACTTACCGCCAGCATCTCCGCAGATTTGGGGAGATCAGACGGACGTACCAGAAAGTTCGGACTGGTTTAATTCGAGCTACATTATTACCTGGGGTTCGAATGTTCCGTTAACACGTACGCCGGACGCACACTTTTTAGTCGAAGCTAGATATAAGGGCACCAAGGTTATTTCCGTAAGTCCGGACTATGCAGAGTCCACGAAGTTTTCCGATGACTGGTTATCTGTCAAACAAGGGACAGATGGTGCTGTGGCCATGGCGATGGGGCATGTTATTTTGAATGAGTTTTATGCGCAAAACATGACACCTTATTTTGAAGACTACGCAAAGAAATATACCGATTTTCCGTTTTCTGTACGTTTGAAAAAGGAAAATGGAAAGTTCACAGCAGATCGTTTTTTACATGCGAAAGATCTTGGAATGGAATTAGAGAACAATGAATGGAAGCCAGCAATGTATAACAACCTGACAGACGGTTTTTCGATTCCGCATGGCACGATGGGGTCTCGCTGGGATGATCAGGGTAAATGGAATTTAAAACTATTTGATGAAAGAACAAATGAAAAAATTGAGCCGGTATTAAGTTTTCTCGGCAAAGAAGATGACGTGGTGTCTGTGGATATGCCGTACTTTGACGCAGAGACTAAGAAAGTGCTCTCTCGTACGGTGCCTGTGAAGAAAATGGAGATAGATGGCGAGACAGAATATATCGCAACCGTTTATGATTTAATGCTTGCAAACTACGGCATTGATCGTGGTCTGGGCGGGGAAGCTGCTGCGTCCTATGATGAGATTGCGCCGTTTTCGCCTGCATGGCAAGAACAGATTACCGGTGTGGACCGCAACTTAGTGATTAAAATTGCCCGTGAATTTGCTCAAAATGCGATTGATACCAATGGCCGTTCCATGATTATTATGGGAGCGGGAATCAATCATTGGTACCATTCCGATACGATTTACAGAGCTGTTGTCAATCTTGTTCTCATGGTTGGAGCGCAGGGAGTCAATGGCGGCGGCTGGGCGCACTATGTCGGCCAAGAAAAATTACGTCCGGTAGAGGGTTGGACAACCATTCAATCAGGAAAAGACTGGGGCGGCCCGGCAAGATTGCAAAATGGTACTTCATTCTTCTATTTTGCAACGGACCAATGGCGTTATGAAGAGACGTCGATCAATGAATTAGCGAGTCCAACGGTGGATAAAGCAAGATATGATCATCCCGCAGATTACAATGTTTTGGCAGCACGCCTGGGCTGGTTACCATCGTATCCGACTTTTAATAAGAATGGGATTGATTTGTATAACGAAGCATTGGAAGCAGGAAATGAAACAACGGAACAAATCGGGAAGTATGTAGCGGAACAATTAAAAGAGAGAAAATTGGAATTTGCGATTGAAGATCCGGATAACCCAATAAACTTTCCAAGAAATTTATTTGTTTGGAGAGCGAACTTAATCTCCAGTTCCGGAAAAGGTCATGAATATTTCCTGAAGCATTTACTTGGTGCGTCCCATGGTGTGTTAAATACAGACGAAGACAGTCTTCGTCCGGAGGAAATAAAATGGCGGGAAGAAGCTCCTGAAGGAAAAGTAGACCTTCTGATCAACCTGGATTTCCGCATGGCAGGAACGGCGTTATATTCAGATGTCATTTTACCAGCTTCCACTTGGTACGAAAAATATGATTTATCCAGTACAGACATGCATCCGTTTGTTCATCCGTTCAATCCGGCTATTTCAGCTCCTTGGGAAGCAAAATCGGACTGGGATATTTTTAAAGCATTGGCAAAAGGCGTATCTAATTTAGCAGAAGAAGTTGATATGGATACGATGAATGAAATTGTTGCTACGCCATTGAATCATGATACCAAAGCGGAAATGGCCCAACCATTTGGAGAAATAAAAGATTGGTCGAAAGGGGAATGTGAACCGATTCCCGGCAAAACCATGCCGCAGATTCATGTTGTCGAACGGGATTATAAAAACATTTATCATAAAATGACTTCGCTCGGACCGAATATCGCCAAAGGACCTTATGGAGAAAAAGGGATTAATTGGTCTATGGAAGAAGAATATGAACATGCTAAACGCACGTTGGGAACGATAGATAATGATTCGATTGCAGATGGTCATCCAGACATTACAAATGCCAAGGATGCTTCTGAAGCCATTCTCATGCTTTCTTCGACAACAAATGGAAAGGTTGCTGTCAAAGCATGGGAAGCGTTAGAAGAAAAAACAAATCTTGAACTGAAAGATTTGGCGGAAGAGCGGGAAGAAGAATTATTTACGATGGAGCAAATCAATGCGCAGCCCAAGACGGTAATTACGTCTCCGGCATTTAGTGGTTCGGAAAAGGGTGGAAGAAGGTATTCTCCTTTTACGACGAATATTGAACGAATGATTCCATTTAGAACGATTACGGGTCGGCAATCTTACTTTGTGGATCATGAAACGATGAAGGAATTTGGCGAATCCTTTGCGGTATTTAAACCTATTTTGAATCAAAAACCTTTTCGGTCAAACCGTCCGGAAATCGAAGGGAAAGAAATCACATTAAATTTCTTAACACCGCATAATAAATGGTCCATCCATAGTATGTACTTTGATGCACAGCCCATGTTGACCCTATTCCGTGGAGGTCCGACGATTTGGTTGAATAATGAGGATGCTGCAGAAGTGGATGTGGAGGATAATGATTGGATTGAATGTTTTAACCGGAATGGGGTGGTAGTCGGAAGAGCGGTTGTTTCCCACCGGATTCCAAGAACCATGGCGTTTATGCACCATGCGCAGGACCGTCATATTCATACACCGGGAACCAATTTAACAAAGAATCGCGGCGGTACCCATAATAGTCCAACACGCATTCACGTTAAACCAACGCATATGATTGGCGGATATGGTCAATTAAGCTACGGATTCAATTATTATGGACCAACAGGAAACCAGCGGGACTTAAATGTAGTCATTCGCAAATTGAAGGAGGTGGATTGGCTTGAGGATTAAAGCGCAAGTAGGAATGGTAATGAACCTGGATAAATGTATTGGATGCCATACATGTAGTGTGACTTGTAAAAATACATGGACAAACCGGCCGGGTGCAGAATATATGTACTTCAATAACGTAGAAACCAAACCTGGTATTGGTTATCCGAAACAATGGGAAGACCAGGAAAAATATAAAGGCGGCTGGGAACTGCATAAGGGGGAATTGCGTTTAAAATCAGGTTCCAAAACAAACCGTTTAATGAACCTGTTTCATAACCCGCACCAGCCAGAGATGGATGATTATTATGAACCGTGGAACTATGATTATGAAACGTTAACCAATAGTCCGGAAAAAAATCATCAGCCGGTTGCCCGGGCAAAATCAGCAATCACTGGCGAATTCATGGATATAGAATGGGGCCCAAACTGGGAGGATGACCTGGCTGGAGGTCATATTACCGGGCTGCGTGATCCAAACGTTGTGCAGATGGAAGAATCCATTAAAACGGAATTTGAAGAAGTATTTATGATGTATCTTCCACGTATTTGTGAACATTGCATTAATGCCCCTTGTGTATCTTCTTGTCCATCAGGTGCGATGTACAAACGGGATGAAGACGGCATCGTGCTGGTTGATCAAAATGCATGCCGTGCTTGGAGACACTGTACGACTTCTTGCCCGTATAAAAAAGTGTATTTTAACTGGCAAACCAATAAAGCAGAAAAATGTACGATGTGTTATCCAAGAATTGAAAATGGACAGCCGACGATTTGTTCCGAGACATGTGTGGGACGTATCCGTTATATCGGAATCATGCTGTATGATGTGGACCGTGTCCTGGAGGCAGCATCTGTAGAAGATGAAAAAGATCTCTATCATGCGCAACTTGATATTTTTCTTGACCCAAATGATCCGGAAGTCATCGAGCAAGCGAAAAAAGATGGTATTCCAATGGATTGGATTGAAGCGGCACAACAATCACCGCTTTATAAAATGATTATTGATTGGAAAATTGCCTTACCATTACATCCGGAATATAGAACGATGCCGATGGTTTGGTATGTACCACCGCTTAGTCCGGTGATGAATATGATTGAAGGAAAAGGAAGTACAGCAGATACAGCGGACATTTTCCCGGCAATCGATGATATGCGTATTCCAATCGAGTACCTGGCTAATTTATTGACTGCTGGAGATACCGATCATATTCGGAAGGTGCTTAAAAAAATGGCCGTGATGCGCAGTTATATGCGGGCTGAACAAACTGGAAAAGACTTTGACCGTGATTTAATTACGGAACTTGACTTAACCGAAAAAGCAATCAAAGAAATGTATCGTTTATTAGCCATTGCAAAATATGATGATCGCTTTGTCATCCCTAAAAGTCATAAAGAAGAAGTCGCAGATCTATACGCAGAGCAAGGTGCATGCGGTTTGGATTTTGCTGGCGGACCGGGAAGCTGCGGTGTATTGCAATAAAGAAGCAGGATTGGTAAACATTGTTTTACCAATCCTGGCTTTCAATAAGGAGTGAAGAGGATGAATTCCACAATCTATCAATTGATTTCTTTTCTTTTAGCTTATCCTAATCAACAAATGAAAGAAACATTACCAGAAATAAGAGAAGAAGTAGAAGATATTTCCAATGAGGACGTAGCAGAAAACCTGCGGAAGTTTATTCAAAAAGTGGAAGATATGTCCCTGGATGAGTGGGTGACGTATTATATTGACAACTTTGATTTCGGCAGAGTAACCAACCTGTATGTAACGTATTTGAAATTAGGCGAGCAGCGGGAAAGAGGACTGGAGTTATTAAAGCTAAAAAAATATTATGAGGCACATGGATTTGAAGTAACCGATAAGGAATTGCCAGATTACTTACCGCTTCTATTGGAGTTCTGTGCTCGAGTTCCCATAGAAACAAGCAATGAGTTGCTGGAGATGCATGGAAAAACCATTGCGGAAATCCAGAAGAAATTAAGGGAGCAACATAATTTTTATTATTTATTATTCGATGCTCTATTCAATCAGATGGAAGCTCATGGACTGCACATTGCAGCAGAAGATGCCGTTTAGGAGGGAAACTGATGGACCTATTATTATGGGGCGTATTTCCTTATATTGTAATAACCATTTTTATTTTAGGACATGTTTACCGTTATCAGAAAGATCAATTCGGCTGGACAACGAAATCAAGTGAGTTTTTGGAGAAGAAGCGGCTCCGGATAGGTTCGCTGTTATTTCACTGGGGGCTTCTCTTCGTGTTTGGAGGACATGTGCTCGGACTGATTATTCCTGTCGGTTTCTATAATGCCTTGGGAATTACGGAGCATATGTATCATGTCATTGCCATCGGCTTTGGTGTACCTGCTGGAATCGCAGCATTTGCAGGGATTCTTCTATTAACCTATCGAAGGATTAGCGTGAAACGAATCAAAGCAACGACTTCTGCGAGTGACTGGGTTGCTTTAATTTTTGTTCTGGTAGCACTTCTTTCTGGTCTCATCGCTACTTCTTTCAATGTGGATGCCCAAGGTTTTGATTATCGAACAACAATTGCGCCGTGGTTAAGAGGATTATTT
The nucleotide sequence above comes from Oceanobacillus timonensis. Encoded proteins:
- a CDS encoding nitrate/nitrite transporter; the protein is MKKPGLQLTLQTSNLVVGFMVWVLISSLMPYITTDIPLTGGQASIVTAIPVILGSLLRIPIGFYADRFGARMIFLISFLILLFPVFYLSIANSFVDLVIGGFILGLGGAVFSIGVTSLPKYYPKERHGFINGVYGVGNAGTAITTFGAPVIAQAIGWQGTIRIFLIILLLFAALVFIFGDRKEEKVKKSMAEQLKGVYKNTTLWFLSLFYFITFGAFVAFTMFLPSFLVDNFGLEPVDSGIRTAIFIVLATGLRPIGGLLADKFNAFIILMFVFIGVAFSGILLSFSPGIGWYTVGALAVAITVGIGNGTVFKLVPLYFSNQAGIVNGIVSAMGGLGGFFPPLLLTGVANITGHHAIAFMLMSEFAIVSFVIVIFMYYQDRVNTEGKIIEGVAEGMMITNKNKVIQHVNPAFTRITGYSQEEIVGHTPKKISSGEHHKTFYEDMWDSINNKGFWQGEIRNKRKNGEIYKELLSISPVRNNVGDIIQYVGVFNDISHMKNRE
- a CDS encoding nitrate reductase subunit alpha, which gives rise to MAKKPSPLWQRLNYLKPKEKYSNNHSQLQEGNRDWENVYRKRWQHDKVIRSTHGVNCTGSCSWNIYVKDGIVTWEGQALDYPTTGPDMPEFEPRGCPRGASFSWYLYSPLRVKYPYVRKRLLDLWREALQTHDNPLEAWKSIVEDKEKAASYKQARGKGGLARADWGEVTKLVAASCLYTAMKYGPDRNVGFSPIPAMSMVSYASGSRFMHLLGGQMLSFYDWYADLPPASPQIWGDQTDVPESSDWFNSSYIITWGSNVPLTRTPDAHFLVEARYKGTKVISVSPDYAESTKFSDDWLSVKQGTDGAVAMAMGHVILNEFYAQNMTPYFEDYAKKYTDFPFSVRLKKENGKFTADRFLHAKDLGMELENNEWKPAMYNNLTDGFSIPHGTMGSRWDDQGKWNLKLFDERTNEKIEPVLSFLGKEDDVVSVDMPYFDAETKKVLSRTVPVKKMEIDGETEYIATVYDLMLANYGIDRGLGGEAAASYDEIAPFSPAWQEQITGVDRNLVIKIAREFAQNAIDTNGRSMIIMGAGINHWYHSDTIYRAVVNLVLMVGAQGVNGGGWAHYVGQEKLRPVEGWTTIQSGKDWGGPARLQNGTSFFYFATDQWRYEETSINELASPTVDKARYDHPADYNVLAARLGWLPSYPTFNKNGIDLYNEALEAGNETTEQIGKYVAEQLKERKLEFAIEDPDNPINFPRNLFVWRANLISSSGKGHEYFLKHLLGASHGVLNTDEDSLRPEEIKWREEAPEGKVDLLINLDFRMAGTALYSDVILPASTWYEKYDLSSTDMHPFVHPFNPAISAPWEAKSDWDIFKALAKGVSNLAEEVDMDTMNEIVATPLNHDTKAEMAQPFGEIKDWSKGECEPIPGKTMPQIHVVERDYKNIYHKMTSLGPNIAKGPYGEKGINWSMEEEYEHAKRTLGTIDNDSIADGHPDITNAKDASEAILMLSSTTNGKVAVKAWEALEEKTNLELKDLAEEREEELFTMEQINAQPKTVITSPAFSGSEKGGRRYSPFTTNIERMIPFRTITGRQSYFVDHETMKEFGESFAVFKPILNQKPFRSNRPEIEGKEITLNFLTPHNKWSIHSMYFDAQPMLTLFRGGPTIWLNNEDAAEVDVEDNDWIECFNRNGVVVGRAVVSHRIPRTMAFMHHAQDRHIHTPGTNLTKNRGGTHNSPTRIHVKPTHMIGGYGQLSYGFNYYGPTGNQRDLNVVIRKLKEVDWLED
- the narH gene encoding nitrate reductase subunit beta, which gives rise to MRIKAQVGMVMNLDKCIGCHTCSVTCKNTWTNRPGAEYMYFNNVETKPGIGYPKQWEDQEKYKGGWELHKGELRLKSGSKTNRLMNLFHNPHQPEMDDYYEPWNYDYETLTNSPEKNHQPVARAKSAITGEFMDIEWGPNWEDDLAGGHITGLRDPNVVQMEESIKTEFEEVFMMYLPRICEHCINAPCVSSCPSGAMYKRDEDGIVLVDQNACRAWRHCTTSCPYKKVYFNWQTNKAEKCTMCYPRIENGQPTICSETCVGRIRYIGIMLYDVDRVLEAASVEDEKDLYHAQLDIFLDPNDPEVIEQAKKDGIPMDWIEAAQQSPLYKMIIDWKIALPLHPEYRTMPMVWYVPPLSPVMNMIEGKGSTADTADIFPAIDDMRIPIEYLANLLTAGDTDHIRKVLKKMAVMRSYMRAEQTGKDFDRDLITELDLTEKAIKEMYRLLAIAKYDDRFVIPKSHKEEVADLYAEQGACGLDFAGGPGSCGVLQ
- the narJ gene encoding nitrate reductase molybdenum cofactor assembly chaperone produces the protein MNSTIYQLISFLLAYPNQQMKETLPEIREEVEDISNEDVAENLRKFIQKVEDMSLDEWVTYYIDNFDFGRVTNLYVTYLKLGEQRERGLELLKLKKYYEAHGFEVTDKELPDYLPLLLEFCARVPIETSNELLEMHGKTIAEIQKKLREQHNFYYLLFDALFNQMEAHGLHIAAEDAV
- the narI gene encoding respiratory nitrate reductase subunit gamma, producing MMDLLLWGVFPYIVITIFILGHVYRYQKDQFGWTTKSSEFLEKKRLRIGSLLFHWGLLFVFGGHVLGLIIPVGFYNALGITEHMYHVIAIGFGVPAGIAAFAGILLLTYRRISVKRIKATTSASDWVALIFVLVALLSGLIATSFNVDAQGFDYRTTIAPWLRGLFIFNVQPELMQSVPIWFKIHIYCTFALYVVWPFTRLVHAFSFPLRYLRRSYVIYKKRVPTHSTKESL